In Silene latifolia isolate original U9 population chromosome 6, ASM4854445v1, whole genome shotgun sequence, the genomic window GGTCTTAAGACTCAATTTAGACACCATTTCAGTAGAGGCAACGTtagtacaactccctccatcgatAATTAGACTCACCCATCTATCATTCACCTTACAATTAGTATGAAACAGTTGGTTTTTTGTCCCGACTCAATTTGTTTAGAATCAACTTTCAAAGTTCGCAAAACCAAATTAGTATTGACATTAGGTGCCTCATAACCCtctacttcttcttctccttcctcaTTCTCATTAGCAATCAGAAACTCATCCATTTGTTCCTCCTCGGCCAACAACTCATCCCGACACTCTAAGGCTTCCCTTAAGGTCACAACTCGTTGATTAGGACACGCACTTTGGTAATGACCGAATCCTTGACACTTAAAGCATCGAACCTTAGCCAAACTAGTCTCTTTTCCCGGGGTTTTAGAGGACTGACCAGCGGTGTTTTTAGGGCTGCCAGTCGAAGTATGAGACACGGCCTGGTTATTAGGAGTACCAACAAATTTAGACTCGGGTTTAGACCATGATTTTGGCTCACTCGATTCTGAACTCGAACCTCCCCCATGTTTTAGGCTTCCCTTGTGACTCTACTTTCAGACAAAGACCAACAAGAGTATCAAAATCAGAATATTGGTATAACTCAACCGTGCTAGAAATGTTATAATTTAAACCACGCAAAAATCGAGCAATTTTTTGTTCCTCTATTTCCTCCAATTCACCCATAATAGCAAGATTCTGAAATTCATCTAAATACTCGCTAACACTCAATTTGCCTTGTCTAAAATCAGCGATTTTGCGATAAGTAGACAGCCTATGGGTCGATGGTACATACCTTTTCCGTAGTTTGCGTTTTAGGGACACCCAAGAATCAATTTTCTCCTTGCCTTCTCGGACCCTCTTAGCCTTCATCGCCTCATACCACAGCGATGCTCCTTTGCTCAATTTCAGAATTGCAAACCTACACCTCTTATCATCATCCAAGTCTTTGAAATCGAACAAACGATCGATTTTCCGTTCCCACTCCAAATAGGCCTCGGGATCAGCCCCTCCAACGAATTCAGGAAGATCACTCGCTTTGAATGCATCAATAATTCGTTCTCCTCTTCTAGGTTGCCAACGCTCTTCAGTTTCACGAGCATGTTTCAAGGATTACCGTAATTGATGAATGAATTCTGGACTGTTGAAATCCACCGACATAGTTAAACaaggatcaagagccgaagctctgataccacaaatgATCGAATCGAGCAAAGCGGAATTAAGGACGTTTTGAACAAGATCGAGGACTGTTCGTACTACTACGTCTGTATGAGACGTGGAATTGTTTGATTAAGACAACAAGAACTATTAAAATGACGGATtgtttttggcgaaccgaacgtactaggtacgacccgttctgatttttgtgaataaaagggatagtgtttgaacaagcaagacctattacttgatcaagatgagtgagaccaagacctattgatctacAACTCGAAAGTTTAATCGAAATCGCGTTTCAACCAAACCAGCtttgtttctaagcaagaaacgattttAACACAAGTGTTTTTCTCAATTTTCTTAGATGATTTTATTCAATCAAATGAAGGCATTATATAGCCCTCCAAGCAGCCGTGCAAAGCCAAGCAAAGTGAAGAGTTAAGCTtttactcttcacttaattacaatcatTAAGACTCCTAATTCATTGAACTTAGACAACCATAAATTAGactaacattttattgtaaaacataATCTGAAAGGTAAAGCTAAAAACGTGAAATTGGTCCGTCCTCCTTGGTTTGCGTGCCTTCCCATCAGCTCCCATGTTCCACACTTAGTAAATTAACAAAAGAAGGATAATTGTAGTTCTAGGTGAAAATTACGGACCAACATCGACCTTCCCCTTGAGTGTTCATAACCAACTCGTCCGACCCATCAACTAACTCGCATCATCCCCTCCCCTTGAaaaggaattgacctcaattcagcTAGGCCATCGTCATCCAAATAAGGAGAGAGATCACCAACATTAAAAGTGGCGTGAACACCATAATCACCGGGAAGTTCAACCTTGTAAGCATTGTTGTTGACTCGACCCACAATTTTGTAAGGACCTTCCGCTCTAGGCATGAGTTTATTCTTGCGTTTGCTCGGGAATCTTTCTTTCCTAAATCGCACCCAAACCAAGTCTCCAATCCCGAACACCCTCCGCTTCCTATTTCTGTTAGACTTGTGTTAATAGGCAGCTTGCACGGTTTCAATTTTTTAGGACTTGCTCATGGAGTTTCAACATTGCTTTCCCCTTTGATGCGGCGTCTTTATATACCATTTCATCTTTTTGCTTTTGGAGTTCCTTTGTTTCTTCAAGAGTACAAAGATAGGCAGCCTTATTCGGTGGAGATGAGCCCGGAATAAggtcaatttgatgttcaatgcCCCGAATAGGAGGCAAACCAGCCGGTAAATCATCGGGTAATACATCACTTAACTCAACAAGGAGTTTATCAATTCGGCCATgctcctgcaaaacaacattagaACTCGAATTTTCTTTAGCAACAAGTAAGAAAGCTCGCTCACCACCATCAATAGCACGCTTCACATCCCGTTCTCCAATTAATAACGACATACCAGCCTTGGGAACCGTGTTAGTAGCAAAGAACACGGTTGTTTTGAGGTGATAGAGGCTTGAGCATAATTCGTTTCCCCTTATACCTCAATTCATACTCATTACACCGTCCCCGATGCAATACATCCCGATCAAATTGCCAAAGCCGACCCAACAagatatgacaagcatccatgggtatGACGTCACACAAAATCTCATCAACATACGAACCCATTGTTAAATTCACACGGGCTTGTTTAGTGACTTTGACACTACTTCGTTATCTAGCCAATGCAACTCATAAGGACGAGGATGTTTTGTGGTCTTAAGACTCAATTTAGACACCATTTCAGTAGAGGCAACGTtagtacaactccctccatcgatAATTAGACTCACCCATCTATCATTCACCTTACAATTAGTATGAAACAGTTGGTTTATTTGTCCCGACTCAATTTGTTTAGAATCAACTTTCAAAGTTCGCAAAACCAAATTAGTATTGACATTAGGTGCCTCATAACCCtctacttcttcttctccttcctcaTTCTCATTAGCAATCAGAAACTCATCCATTTGTTCCTCCTCGGCCAACAACTCATCCCGACACTCTAAGGCTTCCCTTAAGGTCACAACTCGTTGATTAGGACACGCACTTTGGTAATGACCGAATCCTTGACACTTAAAGCATCGAACCTTAGCCAAACTAGTCTCTTTTCCCGGGGTTTTAGAGGACTGACCAGCGGTGTTTTTAGGGCTGCCAGTCGAAGTATGAGACACGGCCTGGTTATTAGGAGTACCAACAAATTTAGACTCGGGTTTAGACCATGATTTTGGCTCACTCGATTCTGAACTCGAACCTCCCCCATGTTTTAGGCTTCCCTTGTGACTCTACTTTCAGACAAAGACCAACAAGAGTATCAAAATCAGAATATTGGTATAACTCAACCGTGCTAGAAATGTTATAATTTAAACCACGCAAAAATCGAGCAATTTTTTGTTCCTCTATTTCCTCCAATTCACCCATAATAGCAAGATTCTGAAATTCATCTAAATACTCGCTAACACTCAATTTGCCTTGTCTAAAATCAGCGATTTTGCGATAAGTAGACAGCCTATGGGTCGATGGTACATACCTTTTCCGTAGTTTGCGTTTTAGGGACACCCAAGAATCAATTTTCTCCTTGCCTTCTCGGACCCTCTTAGCCTTCATCGCCTCATACCACAGCGATGCTCCTTTGCTCAATTTCAGAATTGCAAACCTACACCTCTTATCATCATCCAAGTCTTTGAAATCGAACAAACGATCGATTTTCCGTTCCCACTCCAAATAGGCCTCGGGATCAGCCCCTCCAACGAATTCAGGAAGATCACTCGCTTTGAATGCATCAATAATTCGTTCTCCTCTTCTAGGTTGCCAACGCTCTTCAGTTTCACGAGCATGTTTCAAGGCTTACCGTAATTGATGAATGAATTCTGGACTGTTGAAATCCACCGACATAGTTAAACaaggatcaagagccgaagctctgataccacaaatgATACGAACTGAGCAGCGGAATTAAGGACGTTTTGAACAGTACTGAGGACTGTTCGTACTACGTACGCGTAGACGTGGAATTGTTTGATTAAGACAACAAGAACTATTAAAATGACGGActgtttttggcgaaccgaacgtactaggtacgacccgttctgatttttgtgaataaaagggatagtgtttgaacaagcaagacctattacttgatcaagatgagtgagaccaagacctattgatctacAACTCGAAAGTTTAATCGAAATCGCGTTTCAACCAAACCAGCtttgtttctaagcaagaaacgattttAACACAAGTGTTTTTCTCAATTTTCTTAGATGATTTTATTCAATCAAATGAAGGCATTATATAGCCCTCCAAGCAGCCGTGCAAAGCCAAGCAAAGTGAAGAGTTAAGCTtttactcttcacttaattacaatcatTAAGACTCCTAATTCATTGAACTTAGACAACCATAAATTAGactaacattttattgtaaaacataATCTGAAAGGTAAAGCTAAAAACGTGAAATTGGTCCGTCCTCCTTGGTTTGCGTGCCTTCCCATCAGCTCCCATGTTCCACACTTAGTAAATTAACAAAAGAAGGATAATTGTAGTTCCTAGGCTGAAAATTACGGACCAACATCAGACCTTCCCCTTGAGTGTTCATAACCAACTCGTCCAGCCCATCAACTAACtcgcatcatcccctcccccttgaaaaggaattgacctcaattcagcTAGGCCATCGTCATCCAAATAAGGAGAGAGATCACCAACATTAAAAGTGGCGTGAACACCATAATCACCGGGAAGTTCAACCTTGTAAGCATTGTTGTTGACTCGACCCACAATTTTGTAAGGACCTTCCGCTCTAGGCATGAGTTTATTCTTGCGTTTGCTCGGGAATCTTTCTTTCCTAAACTGCACCCAAACCAAGTCTCCAATCCCGAACACCCTCCGCTTCCTATTTCTGTTAGACTTGTGTTAATAGGCAGCTTGCACGGTTTCAATTTTCGCCCGGACTTGCTCATGGAGTTTCAACATTGCTTTCCCCTTTGATGCGGCGTCTTTATATACCATTTCATCTTTTTGCTTTTGGAGTTCCTTTGTTTCTTCGAGAGTACAAAGATAGGCAGCCTTATTCGGTGGAGATGAGCCCGGAATAAggtcaatttgatgttcaatgcCCCGAATAGGAGGCAAACCAGCCGGTAAATCATCGGGTAATACATCACTTAACTCAACAAGGAGTTTATCAATTCGGCCATgctcctgcaaaacaacattagaACTCGAATTTTCTTTAGCAACAAGTAAGAAAGCTCGCTCACCACCATCAATAGCACGCTCCACATCCCGTTCTCCAATTAATAACGACATACCAGCCTTGGGAACCGTGTTAGTAGCAGCAACACGGTTGTTTTGAGGTGATAGAGGCTTGAGCATAATTCGTTTCCCCTTATACCTCAATTCATACTCATTACACCGTCCCCGATGCAATACATCCCGATCAAATTGCCAAAGCCGACCCAACAagatatgacaagcatccatgggtatGACGTCACACAAAATCTCATCAACATACGAACCCATTGTTAAATTCACACGGGCTTGTTTAGTGACTTTGACACTACTACTGTTATCTAGCCAATGCAACTCATAAGGACGAGGATGTTTTGTGGTCTTAAGACTCAATTTAGACACCATTTCAGTAGAGGCAACGTtagtacaactccctccatcgatAATTAGACTCACCCATCTATCATTCACCTTACAATTAGTATGAAACAGTTGGTTTCGCTGTCCCGACTCAATTTGTTTAGAATCAACTTTCAAAGTTCGCAAAACCAAATTAGTATTGACATTAGGTGCCTCATAACCCtctacttcttcttctccttcctcaTTCTCATTAGCAATCAGAAACTCATCCATTTGTTCCTCCTCGGCCAACAACTCATCCCGACACTCTAAGGCTTCCCTTAAGGTCACAACTCGTTGATTAGGACACGCACTTTGGTAATGACCGAATCCTTGACACTTAAAGCATCGAACCTTAGCCAAACTAGTCTCTTTTCCCGGGGTTTTAGAGGACTGACCAGCGGTGTTTTTAGGGCTGCCAGTCGAAGTATGAGACACGGCCTGGTTATTAGGAGTACCAACAAATTTAGACTCGGGTTTAGACCATGATTTTGGCTCACTCGATTCTGAACTCGAACCTCCCCCATGTTTTAGGCTTCCCTTGTGACTCTACTTTCAGACAAAGACCAACAAGAGTATCAAAATCAGAATATTGGTATAACTCAACCGTGCTA contains:
- the LOC141588363 gene encoding uncharacterized protein LOC141588363, whose amino-acid sequence is MKAKRVREGKEKIDSWVSLKRKLRKRYVPSTHRLSTYRKIADFRQGKLSVSEYLDEFQNLAIMGELEEIEEQKIARFLRGLNYNISSTVELYQYSDFDTLVGLCLKVESQGKPKTWGSPKNTAGQSSKTPGKETSLAKVRCFKCQGFGHYQSACPNQRVVTLREALECRDELLAEEEQMDEFLIANENEEGEEEVEGYEAPNVNTNLVLRTLKVDSKQIESGQRNQLFHTNCKVNDRWVSLIIDGGSCTNVASTEMVSKLSLKTTKHPRPYELHWLDNSSSVKVTKQARVNLTMGSYVDEILCDVIPMDACHILLGRLWQFDRDVLHRGRCNEYELRYKGKRIMLKPLSPQNNRVAATNTVPKAGMSLLIGERDVERAIDGGERAFLLVAKENSSSNVVLQEHGRIDKLLVELSDVLPDDLPAGLPPIRGIEHQIDLIPGSSPPNKAAYLCTLEETKELQKQKDEMVYKDAASKGKAMLKLHEQVRAKIETVQAAY